From the genome of Brassica oleracea var. oleracea cultivar TO1000 chromosome C4, BOL, whole genome shotgun sequence:
NNNNNNNNNNNNNNNNNNNNNNNNNNNNNNNNNNNNNNNNNNNNNNNNNNNNNNNNNNNNNNNNNNNNNNNNNNNNNNNNNNNNNNNNNNNNNNNNNNNNNNNNNNNNNNNNNNNNNNNNNNNNNNNNNNNNNNNNNNNNNNNNNNNNNNNNNNNNNNNNNNNNNNNNNNNNNNNNNNNNNNNNNNNNNNNNNNNNNNNNNNNNNNNNNNNNNNNNNNNNNNNNNNNNNNNNNNNNNNNNNNNNNNNNNNNNNNNNNNNNNNNNNNNNNNNNNNNNNNNNNNNNNNNNNNNNNNNNNNNNNNNNNNNNNNNNNNNNNNNNNNNNNNNNNNNNNNNNNNNNNNNNNNNNNNNNNNNNNNNNNNNNNNNNNNNNNNNNNNNNNNNNNNNNNNNNNNNNNNNNNNNNNNNNNNNNNNNNNNNNNNNNNNNNNNNNNNNNNNNNNNNNNNNNNNNNNNNNNNNNNNNNNNNNNNNNNNNNNNNNNNNNNNNNNNNNNNNNNNNNNNNNNNNNNNNNNNNNNNNNNNNNNNNNNNNNNNNNNNNNNNNNNNNNNNNNNNNNNNNNNNNNNNNNNNNNNNNNNNNNNNNNNNNNNNNNNNNNNNNNNNNNNNNNNNNNNNNNNNNNNNNNNNNNNNNNNNNNNNNNNNNNNNNNNNNNNNNNNNNNNNNNNNNNNNNNNNNNNNNNNNNNNNNNNNNNNNNNNNNNNNNNNNNNNNNNNNNNNNNNNNNNNNNNNNNNNNNNNNNNNNNNNNNNNNNNNNNNNNNNNNNNNNNNNNNNNNNNNNNNNNNNNNNNNNNNNNNNNNNNNNNNNNNNNNNNNNNNNNNNNNNNNNNNNNNNNNNNNNNNNNNNNNNNNNNNNNNNNNNNNNNNNNNNNNNNNNNNNNNNNNNNNNNNNNNNNNNNNNNNNNNNNNNNNNNNNNNNNNNNNNNNNNNNNNNNNNNNNNNNNNNNNNNNNNNNNNNNNNNNNNNNNNNNNNNNNNNNNNNNNNNNNNNNNNNNNNNNNNNNNNNNNNNNNNNNNNNNNNNNNNNNNNNNNNNNNNNNNNNNNNNNNNNNNNNNNNNNNNNNNNNNNNNNNNNNNNNNNNNNNNNNNNNNNNNNNNNNNNNNNNNNNNNNNNNNNNNNNNNNNNNNNNNNNNNNNNNNNNNNNNNNNNNNNNNNNNNNNNNNNNNNNNNNNNNNNNNNNNNNNNNNNNNNNNNNNNNNNNNNNNNNNNNNNNNNNNNNNNNNNNNNNNNNNNNNNNNNNNNNNNNNNNNNNNNNNNNNNNNNNNNNNNNNNNNNNNNNNNNNNNNNNNNNNNNNNNNNNNNNNNNNNNNNNNNNNNNNNNNNNNNNNNNNNNNNNNNNNNNNNNNNNNNNNNNNNNNNNNNNNNNNNNNNNNNNNNNNNNNNNNNNNNNNNNNNNNNNNNNNNNNNNNNNNNNNNNNNNNNNNNNNNNNNNNNNNNNNNNNNNNNNNNNNNNNNNNNNNNNNNNNNNNNNNNNNNNNNNNNNNNNNNNNNNNNNNNNNNNNNNNNNNNNNNNNNNNNNNNNNNNNNNNNNNNNNNNNNNNNNNNNNNNNNNNNNNNNNNNNNNNNNNNNNNNNNNNNNNNNNNNNNNNNNNNNNNNNNNNNNNNNNNNNNNNNNNNNNNNNNNNNNNNNNNNNNNNNNNNNNNNNNNNNNNNNNNNNNNNNNNNNNNNNNNNNNNNNNNNNNNNNNNNNNNNNNNNNNNNNNNNNNNNNNNNNNNNNNNNNNNNNNNNNNNNNNNNNNNNNNNNNNNNNNNNNNNNNNNNNNNNNNNNNNNNNNNNNNNNNNNNNNNNNNNNNNNNNNNNNNNNNNNNNNNNNNNNNNNNNNNNNNNNNNNNNNNNNNNNNNNNNNNNNNNNNNNNNNNNNNNNNNNNNNNNNNNNNNNNNNNNNNNNNNNNNNNNNNNNNNNNNNNNNNNNNNNNNNNNNNNNNNNNNNNNNNNNNNNNNNNNNNNNNNNNNNNNNNNNNNNNNNNNNNNNNNNNNNNNNNNNNNNNNNNNNNNNNNNNNNNNNNNNNNNNNNNNNNNNNNNNNNNNNNNNNNNNNNNNNNNNNNNNNNNNNNNNNNNNNNNNNNNNNNNNNNNNNNNNNNNNNNNNNNNNNNNNNNNNNNNNNNNNNNNNNNNNNNNNNNNNNNNNNNNNNNNNNNNNNNNNNNNNNNNNNNNNNNNNNNNNNNNNNNNNNNNNNNNNNNNNNNNNNNNNNNNNNNNNNNNNNNNNNNNNNNNNNNNNNNNNNNNNNNNNNNNNNNNNNNNNNNNNNNNNNNNNNNNNNNNNNNNNNNNNNNNNNNNNNNNNNNNNNNNNNNNNNNNNNNNNNNNNNNNNNNNNNNNNNNNNNNNNNNNNNNNNNNNNNNNNNNNNNNNNNNNNNNNNNNNNNNNNNNNNNNNNNNNNNNNNNNNNNNNNNNNNNNNNNNNNNNNNNNNNNNNNNNNNNNNNNNNNNNNNNNNNNNNNNNNNNNNNNNNNNNNNNNNNNNNNNNNNNNNNNNNNNNNNNNNNNNNNNNNNNNNNNNNNNNNNNNNNNNNNNNNNNNNNNNNNNNNNNNNNNNNNNNNNNNNNNNNNNNNNNNNNNNNNNNNNNNNNNNNNNNNNNNNNNNNNNNNNNNNNNNNNNNNNNNNNNNNNNNNNNNNNNNNNNNNNNNNNNNNNNNNNNNNNNNNNNNNNNNNNNNNNNNNNNNNNNNNNNNNNNNNNNNNNNNNNNNNNNNNNNNNNNNNNNNNNNNNNNNNNNNNNNNNNNNNNNNNNNNNNNNNNNNNNNNNNNNNNNNNNNNNNNNNNNNNNNNNNNNNNNNNNNNNNNNNNNNNNNNNNNNNNNNNNNNNNNNNNNNNNNNNNNNNNNNNNNNNNNNNNNNNNNNNNNNNNNNNNNNNNNNNNNNNNNNNNNNNNNNNNNNNNNNNNNNNNNNNNNNNNNNNNNNNNNNNNNNNNNNNNNNNNNNNNNNNNNNNNNNNNNNNNNNNNNNNNNNNNNNNNNNNNNNNNNNNNNNNNNNNNNNNNNNNNNNNNNNNNNNNNNNNNNNNNNNNNNNNNNNNNNNNNNNNNNNNNNNNNNNNNNNNNNNNNNNNNNNNNNNNNNNNNNNNNNNNNNNNNNNNNNNNNNNNNNNNNNNNNNNNNNNNNNNNNNNNNNNNNNNNNNNNNNNNNNNNNNNNNNNNNNNNNNNNNNNCGAATCTGGTAGTTGCAAGTTTCCTATGAATTTACGACGAAAATTAATTAGGTGGCCAAAAAAACGTGTAACACCTACAAAGTTGGTGGATTCAAAAATTTCCTCGCTAAATACACGTAAACTATTTCCTCGTAAATAACACGCAAAGTTTACGTCGTATTTACGAGGAAATAGTTTTTCCTCGTAAAATACTCGTAAAATTACATCCACTTTATGACGAAACACTTTTGTCGTTACGAGGAAATAACGATGACTTTAGTTTTTCACTCAAATTCCTCGTAAACTCGACGTAAATTTACGAGGATTGTTTTTCCTCGTTAAATTTCGTCGTTAAGCATGTGTTTTCTTGTAGTGAACACTTCATAAAACCAAATCAAACTTGAAAAGTGTTGACTATACAAATAAATAAACACATATAGGTGAAAACTAATTTTTGAAAAAAACATTTTAGTTTTCCAAAATCTAACCCTAACAATACATACAATACTACAACATATGTTTGCCAAACTCCTAGACCAAAGTATTTCATGATTCACTACTTCCACTCATCTATCTTCAAAACAAATCAATTTTTTCATATCTTAATTTATATCACTTAAAACTGTTTATAATTACTTGATTTTTATTTTTCACGCATCAAAATATTTTTTTACATGATTTATAAATTATTTTTAAAATAAACTGGTACCAGACGACTTACACTTCAGTCGTCCAGATGACTTCCAACATCTCAGACGACTCAGACGATTTACTGGGGCTATATTCGTAAAAATGACTTCTGTTTTTTGTTTGGTCACAAGGGGTTGAGCTGTAATTTCACTAGGCTTTTAGGTTAGTTTTGCATTTGATTCAAGTTTGGGTATAAGTTTGGGATTAAAATCAAGTTGTGGGTTAGTTTTGGCAAAAACCCCTAAATTTAGACTATGATAAAAATATATCGTAAGAACATGGTCCAAACCGATGTCGGTCCAGTAAGAACGGTATAAAGTAAGTGAGTAACACATTTTGATCTTGAAATAAACAACCTATATCATCAATATATTATAATAATGAAAGTATTTATGTAATTAGACATTTATAAAAATGATATAATCCCGCGTTTTGAAAGCGCGGGTCAAAATCTAGTATATATTTAAATCAGTTACAAAAAAGCATATACATTTAAATAAAACATTTTTACAAGAAACGGGAAACAATAAAAAGGAAACCAAACGTAAGAAAATTAAACTAATTAATTAGGAACACACTCATGTTCCACGAAACCAGACAAAGTCCTTGTAGCAGAAGCAACAAAAACCCTAGAATGCCCCACCATTGTCACTACTCTCAGAGCTTCTTCTTCATAAGCTTTTCTCTCCATCTCTTCCCTTTTTGCCCTTCTCCTCCGCTTCTTCGCCGTCACAACAGCCGCCGCCACCACAAGCCCTAAAAGCACCACCCCCACCGTCACAGATCCAACAAGCCCACCAACAACCGATCTCCACCGTCCAATCTTCGCCTTCTTCATCTCATTTTCTCCTCTACCGTCTGATTTGGACGAATCCTGATCATCCGACACCACTAAACCAAAATGTCCGTTAGTTTTAACGGCGCAGACATACGGCTTCACTTCTCCAGCAAACGTTACTTTGCCGTCTAGGCCGAAAGTCACACACATTGGCTTATTCAAGAACGTTCTCTCCACCATCGACGGTCCAGAAATGTTTCCGAAATCAACGGTGGATGGATCTTTAGCATAGTCTAGGAGAAGGCTTATCTGATAAGAGCTGCTCAAATTATTACCCAAAACAACGTCGTTTATGGCATTATAGGCTAGGAGTCCTAAAACAGGAGAGACGAGTCTATAACCAGATAGATCATAGTTCTTGTAATAGATATCAGACCAGTTTGATCCCAAGATCTGTCTCACGACCACAAGACGTTCACCACACGGTTCAAGAACCGCTCCGACACCGATATGGAATTCTTGGAGTTGAGCTCCATATCGCCGGAGACTCCCACACCGGAACCTGACAGCGTCGAGATTAATGCCGGAGTAGTTAGAAGGGAGATGAATACGCCGAAGAACGCCGGTCTTGATTGAGTAATGTTGGTTCTTGAAAGAGTTTAGAGTGTAATCTCTTAGGAGGAGATCGAGAAGCCTTGAAGATTCCTTGAAACGTTCTTGAGTAGTACTACTAGTGGAGGGTGAACCTTTTAGATGAGAAGGAAGGAATGAGATTAATAATATGATTATTGTTAGTGAAAGAGAGGGAAAATTGAATGTTGTTGTTGTTGTTGTCGCCATTTTTTTTAATCTTGAATGAGTTATTGTTCTCCTATATGTTGTTGTTGAGGGGAAATTAATGAGAAGAAGATGTGAAGGGGAAGACATCAATTAAGTTGATCATGAGATATAAATTTTTTATCTCGATGAAGGCTTTAGATTGAAGGGAAAGGTTTGCCTTATATGTATAGATATGTAAATAATGTTTATGTTTGTATGCTAATCAGTATGATTTTGTGGATATTAAAGGCGGCGTGAGATTGTTTTGAGTAAAGTGTACGTCTACATATTAAATGGATAAATCGGTTTTGAAGAAAAAACACTCAAGTGTAAATCGTTTTAGTCACATCGGTACAAACACATTGAGGGGCACAATCAGCGTGATTTAAAAGCAGTTCTTAATAAAAATAGTGATTTGATACGTTATAGTAAAAGTGGTCGAACTCTTAAGAAGAAAATACAAGAACCAGTTTGCACATTAGAGTTACTAGCTATTTGGAGCGGGTTGAACCACTTTCTAACTTTTTATATTTTTAATATTATTGTTTTAAGATAATCATTTGTTTTCACTGGTGATTAAACTATCGATTAATTTAAATCTTTATATACGATAATTTAAGTCTTAAAATATTTGAAAGTTGTAACCAAGAGTTTTGAAAATTATGACCGTCATGTTTGTTCTTCGCCTATTTATTGATCTGTTATGAGTTACTAGGTCTGATCACATTCATCTGGAACTAAAAAGATGAACCGAAACAAACCGAAAATAATCAAATAATCGTAAAATACTATTTATACATTGAAATTCCTAAAAGAATAAATTACTAGAATACTTTTTATCCAAAGAATTTAAATTATCCAAATATCACTGATGAAATTTAATGGTGAATATCAGTGAACACATTGCAAATGTATTATGAGCTAATAAAAATATTCTGTAGTTTTTTTTACCCATGTTGTATTTAAATTTGTGTTATGTTTTTTTTTTAAAAAAAATTTGTATTTAGTAGTTTTTTGAAATAATCAATTTTGTAATTCCATTAAATAAAAATTTTATTCTTTTACAAATTTATTATAGATATTCATACAGTAATTTGAACCATTTTTTATCCCTTTTTATCATTCAAACAAAAATTTCGAACCCTTTGATCTACATTCGTACCGCTAGATCCACTCTTGTTTCGCTCGATACACTTTGATCCGCTAGATCCGCAACGTTTGATCCACTAGATCCGCAACGGTTGATCCACTAGATCCGCAACGCTTGATTCGTTTTTCCCGTTCGGAGCCTTAGTAGTTAAATAAAAGATAGTTCTAGATAAATTATACTCAGGGAAATTTTAGAAGAAACTTCATATTTCAAATAGAGATTGTTGTCGTAGTTCTAGATAAATCCTACCTTTATTATAAAATGAGTTTTTCTTGGTTTACCCTCTAAAAGCGAACCTCTAGATTCACCTCCTATGAGTGAACTTTTAGGTTCACCTAAGGGCATCTCCAACCCCACTCTATTTTCTGCTCTAAAATAAAATTTAGAGTAAAAATGTTTCAATGATACTCTATTTTCTACTCTATAATAGTGTAAACCTATTTTTTACTCTATATATAGAGTAATTTTTTTTATTTTTTGTTCATCATTCTATTTTTCACTCTAAAATAGAGTACTATTGGAGTAAAATTTAACTCTATTATAGAGTTACTCTATTTTAGAGGAAAAAGTAGAGTAAACCATTGGAGATGGTCTAACCAATAGTAACTTGCCAACTCATATTTAATACTTAGAAATAAAGAATAAGAAATTAAATTGTCTAAGGAATAAAAAAAGTAAAACAATAAATTTAACTCCGTCAACTTCTTCTTTATCGATTACAAAGGTTGAGATCATGCTGTGTTTGTGATTTTTCGAGTCTCCAATTCGTTGATTTCAAAGAAGGAAAACAAAAAACATCCAAGTTGTTAACGCCGTCCGACGTACTTGTAACCCTAACAATCGATATATAAGAACCATCTTTTCACAAAATTTCTTTAATGAAACAATAGTATTGATTTCTGGACCTTGTTTTGATCGTGAAAAGTAACTTAAATTTTTGAAGTTAAAGTGTTTTGTTGTACGAGCTCGTGCCATACCCCGAGCTCTTCCTCCTTTGCTTAGATCCTCTATTGACGTATCTCCCTCTAGTGCTCGTACAATCTTCACATGTTCCAATTCCAAGATTCAAAAGCATGTCACACTTATCATCAAGATTGTGTTTGATAACAAAAAGAATTAATTAACAAGTTACCTGGCTCATCTTAGGGCGTCTTCTTGTTGAGTGTCTGATGGCTGCAGCTGCACAAAAAGCCATTCTAGCTATCTCTTGTTGATTGTAGTTTCTCTCTAGACGTGGATTTGCAAACTGGCTGTAATCTCCATCTTGAGCTGCTTTCGAACACAGAGGCTGTTTATCCAAAAGAAAATGTTAAAAGACATACAAAACAGGGTGGAAACGTGCCCTACAAGCAAACAGTCCAAAGCTGTTTACCCAAAAGTTCCCATGACGCGAGTGGAGACATGAGTTTAGTTGTCTTGAGAAGCTCAGCTAATCCAAAATCGGCAACTTGTTCATTTTTTTATTTAAGCTATTGTTTATTATTAAAAAAAAAATCTTTTTAAACATCTGAAGCCCAGTTTTGAGTGGGGCTCTTAATGGGTATGGACCGGCGCTGCTTGTTTATATATATATATACTAGGTAATAATCTGTGTATTGCGCGGGATGCGATTATTAGTTTTGTTATTTTTTAATTAGGAGACATTAAATATGTTTAATCAGGATATTTGTTCGGTTTTAGGTTATTTTTTTTTTGTTTTTAATCTCCTAAAATATAGTTATAATTCTAAATCAATATTTATTTTGGTTTGTTCGGTTCAAATTGTTGATGTTTTTGTTTTTTTCCGGCGATAACCAAAAATTATTATTATTTTTTTATTTCAGGTTATATAAATTTTAGATAGTTCTGATGTGGAACCAATGATTACATATTATAACTTCTAAACATATAATAGTTAAAGAAAAGGAAAATAAAATTATTAAGACAAATCATTTAACTACAATTTGGTCGATAGTGAAATAAGAGTTAAAAAAATATTTCAACTTCCAAGAGAATAAGATATGTCAGTTGTGGTGAATATTTAGTTATATAAGTGTTCACATCAATATCACCATGTATGTGTATGTAAAATATATAAAAGTGGTTGGTAAATATATAAAGATATTGTTAATAAATATTAAATGACATTTTTATTCAAAGTAATACATGAAAGATAAAATTCTTATAAAATTAATTAAAAATAAAATAAGCCTAGACATTAGTGAATTTTCTTTCTTCTAAAGAAAATCAAATTGTATCCGTAAATAGGAGTGGACACGGATTGAATATCCAAGTATTTGGAGGTGTTAGTGTCGATTCGATCAGTAGCCACCCGGTTATTCGATGTATCAGATATCCGGAAAATTTTAAAATTTTCATGGATATCCCATTTGATCCGTAAAAAAAATATTTTATTTAAAAAATGAAAAATCTAAAAATCTAAAAACAATATTGAATAATAATATTTCTTTACAAAATTAAATTATCATTTAACTTTTAAAATTCTAATACCTAATATAATAAATTTAATACATAAAAGTATTGCAAAAATTATATAAACTATAATATATATATATATATATATAATTCTTTTAATAAAATATTTTATTTAAAAAAATGAAAAATCTAAAAATAATATAGAATAATAATATTTCTTTACAAAAGTAAAGTATCATTTAAAATTTAAAATTCTAAAACCTAATATAATAAATTTAATACATAAAAATATTGTAAAAATTATATAAACTATAATATATAGATATATATAATTCTTTAAATATATGTATATATGCATATAACGGATCGAATCAGATATATGTTCCTAAAAATATTAGTATTTTTGATTTGCTTCATTTTTTACAGATATTGCATTTTAGTATTTGATTTGCTTCGTAGTGTTACGGATATCCAGATATTTCGGTTCAAATCAAAACAGATAGCAAATCGAATAAAAAAATTACAAATATTTTTCCAAGCTTATTCGTAAATAATATATGTATAACTGGACTTTCGATTCATTATCAGTTTTGATTCGAATCGAAAAATATGGATAGTGTGAGTTGGAGCCTTACATGTGAGTTTTATATTTAAAAACAAAACGTAAAGTACATAGTGTGAATACATTTATGTAGAGTTTGGCTGAAAAGTTCTCTACACGTGACAGTTCAACGTGCTCATTCTCAAATCGTTGTGAGGATGTCACCTGTCTATTATAGTATGGAGGCATTTATTACAATGTTTCTCCTTTAATATACAAATGATATACACATCAACACTGACTCAAAAAAATTGCCTTGCAAGAGAAAGTATATCTCCTAGGCTTTCTAGCCACTAGATAAGAAATTCTTTTCTCTCAAGTAAGACGATTTCCGGTCATTTAGTACAGGTCTGGGTCTTTCCTTTTTGGATTATTCTTTCTTTCTCTCGGTTGGGGGAATCTAATTACCGGCCCTTTTGCTACGGTCTTATTTTAGGGTACTTATTGTATCCTTCATATTCTAAAAATTCTCAAAACTCCTTTATTATCACTATTTCCTTTTCCTTCCGGAAATTTCCATAATTTTTCATCTTGATTGCCAATCTTTCCTTCTCGTCATGATTTCACAAAAAATCGTATCAGAATTTTTCCTTATTACTGGTAATTTCACGATTATCACGCTCGATTTGCTTCACAAAGTCTTAACCCTGCTCCCAAGCTCCGCCGCATACCTTGGTTGCTCTGCCGCCATAATGGCTGATTTTCTACACAAAGCGATTGGTGCTATGTCGATTGAAGATGAGGAACCGCTAGTGCTTCCAGAGAGTCCTCAGTTTACAGTCCTTGATGCTAATGAAACCAGTATGCTGGGTCGCCTTCTCAACCCAGACTGTCAATCCATGTCTCGTATGATCGACTATATGCCCACTGCGTGGAGGGTTTATGGAAGGGTTCTAGGTATAGCTCTGACTCGTGACCGATTTAAGTTTGTGTTCCAGAGAGAGGAAGATCTGGTTACTGTTCTGAATGATCGGCCCTGGTCTTACAACCATTGCGCGATGGCGCTTGAAAGATGGACTGCTTCTCCTCATGAGGACTTTCTGAGAACAATGGAGATCTGGATTCGTATCCGGAATATCCGGCAGATTCACTTCACATCGGAAATGATGTATAAGCTTGCCTCAGAGATAGGTAAAGTAGAAGTGATTACCTATGACCCAAAAGTATCTCATACTAAAGAGTATATCAGGGCGAAGATTACCTTTCATGTGGATAATCCAGCTAAAGCCTCAAGGAAGTTGTCGGTGAAATCAGGTGGAACAGTTTCTATTGAATACGACTACGAGAAGATCCATAAATGTTGTTTTCACTGTTTGAGGCTTACGCATGAGAAAATACGATGTCCCTTACTGAAAAAAGGTCAGATAAAGGCTAGTGGTGGGAGTACGAGCTCTATGATACCTCCCATAAAGACCCCTAATATGCATGCGTTGATCAACCCGTCTAGAGGTGAGGCTCTGGCAGCTCCACCAGGGTTCCCTCCCTTGTTTCCTGAACTCTCCAGAGCGGACCAGAAGATGGCTATGCTCTATATATCCCACTCAGATGAGACTGAGCGCAATGCAAGGATTTTAAGGGTAAGACAAGGTATTGAGGACAATAGAGAATCTTCCCTGCGACTGATAAGGATTACAAATGAGATTGATAAAGGCAAGGGTCATGTGTTTCATTATACTGAAAAGTCCATCTATCAGGAAGACAGTAGTAAGCGTTTTCGTGTTGGTCCCCAGCTGCTTCTCGGAAATACTGAAGATGAAGCTGAATCCTCTGCTAATGCTCCTGATACTCTGTCTGCCCCTGCTTTCGTTTCGTCGGGTTTTCAGCTTCGCCCCACTTCGGAGGGGCGTGCTTCCGGAAACTTAAGTTTGGGCAAAGCTCCAAGAAACCGCCCTCCTTCATGGAAGAGGAAAGCAAACCCCAAGAAAGGAAATTCTGCATTTGGACCCACCTTGAAGGGACAAGAACAGTTGGCTGCAAATGGTATGAAGAGGAAGCAGAGTGTTTCAGCTTCGGCCGTGGACAACAAATCCCCAAAGTACACAGAATCTTCGGTGGCTTCTGTATTGAAGCCGCTGCAGCCGCAATGAGCATATTTTGCTGGAACTGTCAAGGAGTAGGTAGCTCTGAGACAGAACAACAACTCCGGGTGTTTAGAAGAAAATTCTTCCTGGATTTCTTATTTCTTATGGAGACGAAACAGAAACTTGGTTCATGAGAGGA
Proteins encoded in this window:
- the LOC106338429 gene encoding uncharacterized protein LOC106338429, with amino-acid sequence MADFLHKAIGAMSIEDEEPLVLPESPQFTVLDANETSMLGRLLNPDCQSMSRMIDYMPTAWRVYGRVLGIALTRDRFKFVFQREEDLVTVLNDRPWSYNHCAMALERWTASPHEDFLRTMEIWIRIRNIRQIHFTSEMMYKLASEIGKVEVITYDPKVSHTKEYIRAKITFHVDNPAKASRKLSVKSGGTVSIEYDYEKIHKCCFHCLRLTHEKIRCPLLKKGQIKASGGSTSSMIPPIKTPNMHALINPSRGEALAAPPGFPPLFPELSRADQKMAMLYISHSDETERNARILRVRQGIEDNRESSLRLIRITNEIDKGKGHVFHYTEKSIYQEDSSKRFRVGPQLLLGNTEDEAESSANAPDTLSAPAFVSSGFQLRPTSEGRASGNLSLGKAPRNRPPSWKRKANPKKGNSAFGPTLKGQEQLAANGMKRKQSVSASAVDNKSPKYTESSVASVLKPLQPQ
- the LOC106340765 gene encoding uncharacterized protein LOC106340765, with amino-acid sequence MSSPSHLLLINFPSTTTYRRTITHSRLKKMATTTTTTFNFPSLSLTIIILLISFLPSHLKGSPSTSSTTQERFKESSRLLDLLLRDYTLNSFKNQHYSIKTGVLRRIHLPSNYSGINLDAVRFRCGSLRRYGAQLQEFHIGVGAVLEPCGERLVVVRQILGSNWSDIYYKNYDLSGYRLVSPVLGLLAYNAINDVVLGNNLSSSYQISLLLDYAKDPSTVDFGNISGPSMVERTFLNKPMCVTFGLDGKVTFAGEVKPYVCAVKTNGHFGLVVSDDQDSSKSDGRGENEMKKAKIGRWRSVVGGLVGSVTVGVVLLGLVVAAAVVTAKKRRRRAKREEMERKAYEEEALRVVTMVGHSRVFVASATRTLSGFVEHECVPN